A genome region from Nicotiana tabacum cultivar K326 chromosome 13, ASM71507v2, whole genome shotgun sequence includes the following:
- the LOC107794704 gene encoding putative glycosyltransferase At5g03795 produces the protein MWCLKKLQLPSFLSSNLALLVFIPLFLVSILACTLLGSSFVSSFSSSSSWNGIKSVGILTSYSLRSLSSYEEQDEHLQIVGLAEAPSFTSPFNNSLVTEDSIPHQPPQEGESQNEKDEISIEREEHGNNATAGVVKMYSRLERVEAILAKARSSIREAARNGSMISSHQDPDYVPQGPMYHNANSFHRSYLEMEKNFKAYVYEEGEPPIFHNGPCRSIYSTEGRFIHEMEKGNFYRTKDPDEAMVYFLPFSVVVMVHYLYVPGAHDMHTIGTTVADYVKVISSRHTFWNRSLGADHFMLSCHDWGPRSTSYVPHLFNNSIRVLCNANTSEGFNPIKDVSLPEIHLKTGDIKGLIGGPSPSTRSILAFFAGGLHGNIRHHLLKQWKGKDEDVLVYEKLPRSKSYESMLKKSKFCLCPSGYEVASPRVVEAIYAECIPVLISDSYVPPFSDVLNWKSFSVTVAVKDIPNIKKILMSISQSQYLRMHRRVKQVQRHFVINGPPKRFDLFHMTVHSIWLRRLNIRVHE, from the exons ATGTGGTGTCTCAAGAAGCTGCAGTTGCCTTCATTTTTGTCTTCTAATTTGGCTCTTTTGGTTTTCATCCCTTTGTTTCTGGTTTCAATTCTTGCTTGTACATTATTAGGTAGTTCTTTTGTgtcatcattttcttcttcttcttcttggaaTGGGATTAAGTCTGTTGGAATTTTGACCTCTTATTCTTTGAGGTCTTTAAGTAGTTATGAAGAACAAGATGAGCATTTACAGATAGTTGGCCTAGCTGAGGCTCCATCTTTTACTTCTCCTTTTAACAACTCATTGGTAACTGAAGACTCAATTCCTCATCAACCTCCCCAA GAAGGAGAGTCACAGAATGAGAAGGATGAAATATCAATTGAAAGAGAAGAACATGGTAATAATGCAACTGCAGGGGTAGTTAAAATGTACAGCAGGTTAGAAAGGGTTGAAGCCATTTTGGCAAAAGCCAGATCTTCCATAAGAGAAGCTGCTCGAAATGGGAGTATGATATCTAGCCATCAGGACCCTGATTATGTTCCTCAAGGCCCCATGTACCATAACGCAAATTCCTTCCACAG GAGCTATCTTGAAATGGAGAAGAACTTCAAGGCATATGTGTATGAGGAAGGAGAACCTCCAATATTCCATAATGGTCCATGTAGGAGCATATATTCAACAGAAGGAAGGTTTATACATGAAATGGAAAAGGGAAATTTCTACAGAACAAAAGATCCAGATGAGGCTATGGTGTATTTTCTGCCATTTAGTGTAGTTGTGATGGTTCATTACCTCTATGTCCCTGGTGCCCATGATATGCATACCATTGGTACAACTGTTGCTGATTATGTTAAAGTCATTTCTTCAAGACATACCTTTTGGAACAGAAGTCTTGGTGCTGATCACTTCATGCTTTCCTGTCATGACTGG GGACCGCGTTCGACTTCATACGTTCCACATCTCTTCAACAACTCCATAAGAGTTTTATGCAATGCCAATACCTCAGAAGGTTTTAATCCTATAAAAGATGTATCTCTACCGGAAATCCATCTCAAGACGGGCGATATCAAGGGACTAATAGGAGGTCCCTCACCATCAACAAGATCAATTCTTGCATTCTTCGCGGGTGGTTTACATGGTAACATTAGACACCATCTGCTAAAACAATGGAAAGGGAAAGATGAAGATGTGTTGGTTTATGAAAAACTTCCAAGAAGCAAATCTTATGAATCCATGTTAAAGAAGAGCAAGTTTTGTTTGTGCCCAAGTGGATATGAAGTTGCAAGTCCAAGAGTTGTGGAAGCAATATATGCAGAATGTATTCCTGTCTTGATTTCAGATAGTTATGTGCCACCATTTAGTGATGTCCTGAATTGGAAATCATTTTCTGTGACAGTGGCTGTGAAGGACATAccaaatatcaagaagatactaatgAGCATTTCACAAAGTCAGTACTTGAGAATGCATAGGAGAGTGAAGCAAGTTCAGAGGCATTTTGTGATTAATGGACCTCCCAAAAGATTTGATCTGTTCCACATGACTGTTCACTCCATATGGCTAAGAAGACTAAATATAAGAGTTCACGAATAG